In Corythoichthys intestinalis isolate RoL2023-P3 chromosome 4, ASM3026506v1, whole genome shotgun sequence, a genomic segment contains:
- the si:ch1073-228j22.2 gene encoding SPRY domain-containing SOCS box protein 4 isoform X2, whose protein sequence is MDTIRGCLNGRNRLLCGQTEDGITDQFIPMGLSLSRWLQSRTKAHVPSLSAFNSLAVPMSSRLNVILNDSPVPPGHSCSRWSSVHCSPHFLLSADREEVMRLPVELSSDGVRAEKGLKDGLHVWEVTWKPNQRGSHAVLGLSRQSCPLQASGYNVLVGADSQSWGWELQSNHLWHDGQSQGTYPEKSWRYYSKAEAFPPWSSQLVTPDADAGTIGFIVDGHFLGVAFKDLPRGVELFPAVSSVRGGACIRLRYLNGAISEPPALMALCILLIRHRVGLQRKNHMDKLCLPPALQHYLLSSH, encoded by the exons ATGGACACGATAAGAGGGTGTTTAAACGGACGAAACCGTTTGCTCTGCGGTCAGACGGAAGACGGCATCACAG ATCAGTTCATTCCAATGGGTCTTTCACTGTCAAGGTGGTTGCAAAGCAGGACAAAAGCGCATGTGCCTTCCCTTTCTGCTTTCAATTCTCTGGCCGTCCCGATGTCCTCTCGCCTCAATGTCATTTTAAACGACTCTCCAGTTCCTCCAGGACACAGTTGCTCACGTTGGAGCTCAGTCCACTGCTCCCCTCACTTCCTTCTGTCTGCTGACAGGGAGGAAGTGATGCGTTTACCCGTGGAGTTGAGCAGCGATGGGGTAAGGGCAGAAAAAGGGTTAAAAGACGGGCTTCATGTGTGGGAAGTGACGTGGAAGCCCAACCAGAGAGGAAGTCATGCAGTTTTGGGCTTATCCAGGCAGAGTTGTCCTCTGCAGGCCTCTGGATACAATGTACTGGTGGGGGCAGATTCCCAGTCTTGGGGCTGGGAACTCCAAAGCAATCATCTGTGGCATGATGGACAAAGTCAGGGAACATACCCAGAAAAGAGCTGGAGATATTACAGTAAAGCAGAGGCGTTTCCGCCATGGTCTTCCCAACTCGTCACACCAG ATGCAGACGCAGGTACTATTGGATTTATTGTCGATGGGCACTTTCTCGGTGTTGCATTCAAAGACCTCCCTCGTGGAGTGGAGCTGTTCCCAGCGGTGAGCAGCGTGAGGGGAGGAGCCTGCATACGACTGCGATACCTGAATGGCGCCATTT CTGAACCCCCAGCCTTGATGGCTTTGTGTATACTGCTCATACGCCATCGTGTAGGCCTCCAGAGGAAAAATCACATGGACAAGCTGTGTCTTCCACCTGCTCTCCAGCACTACCTTCTTTCGAGTCACTAG
- the si:ch1073-228j22.2 gene encoding SPRY domain-containing SOCS box protein 4 isoform X1 produces MDTIRGCLNGRNRLLCGQTEDGITDQFIPMGLSLSRWLQSRTKAHVPSLSAFNSLAVPMSSRLNVILNDSPVPPGHSCSRWSSVHCSPHFLLSADREEVMRLPVELSSDGVRAEKGLKDGLHVWEVTWKPNQRGSHAVLGLSRQSCPLQASGYNVLVGADSQSWGWELQSNHLWHDGQSQGTYPEKSWRYYSKAEAFPPWSSQLVTPGREVPDVPLTIPEHILMVLDADAGTIGFIVDGHFLGVAFKDLPRGVELFPAVSSVRGGACIRLRYLNGAISEPPALMALCILLIRHRVGLQRKNHMDKLCLPPALQHYLLSSH; encoded by the exons ATGGACACGATAAGAGGGTGTTTAAACGGACGAAACCGTTTGCTCTGCGGTCAGACGGAAGACGGCATCACAG ATCAGTTCATTCCAATGGGTCTTTCACTGTCAAGGTGGTTGCAAAGCAGGACAAAAGCGCATGTGCCTTCCCTTTCTGCTTTCAATTCTCTGGCCGTCCCGATGTCCTCTCGCCTCAATGTCATTTTAAACGACTCTCCAGTTCCTCCAGGACACAGTTGCTCACGTTGGAGCTCAGTCCACTGCTCCCCTCACTTCCTTCTGTCTGCTGACAGGGAGGAAGTGATGCGTTTACCCGTGGAGTTGAGCAGCGATGGGGTAAGGGCAGAAAAAGGGTTAAAAGACGGGCTTCATGTGTGGGAAGTGACGTGGAAGCCCAACCAGAGAGGAAGTCATGCAGTTTTGGGCTTATCCAGGCAGAGTTGTCCTCTGCAGGCCTCTGGATACAATGTACTGGTGGGGGCAGATTCCCAGTCTTGGGGCTGGGAACTCCAAAGCAATCATCTGTGGCATGATGGACAAAGTCAGGGAACATACCCAGAAAAGAGCTGGAGATATTACAGTAAAGCAGAGGCGTTTCCGCCATGGTCTTCCCAACTCGTCACACCAGGTAGAGAGGTGCCAGATGTACCTCTTACCATCCCTGAGCACATCCTTATGGTTTTAGATGCAGACGCAGGTACTATTGGATTTATTGTCGATGGGCACTTTCTCGGTGTTGCATTCAAAGACCTCCCTCGTGGAGTGGAGCTGTTCCCAGCGGTGAGCAGCGTGAGGGGAGGAGCCTGCATACGACTGCGATACCTGAATGGCGCCATTT CTGAACCCCCAGCCTTGATGGCTTTGTGTATACTGCTCATACGCCATCGTGTAGGCCTCCAGAGGAAAAATCACATGGACAAGCTGTGTCTTCCACCTGCTCTCCAGCACTACCTTCTTTCGAGTCACTAG